From a single Deinococcus budaensis genomic region:
- the trpC gene encoding indole-3-glycerol phosphate synthase TrpC has protein sequence MTAWPATDFDHVPGVLGRIVRERAADYAGADPGPGAARERSGRFRAALAGGDLALIAEVKRASPSQGAIAPLDPAGAARAYQAGGAAALSVLTEPRHFGGSPEALRAVVAAVSLPVLRKDFVVHPAMLREAAEWGASAALLMVSVLGAATGAYLEVAHRLGLDALVEVHDEAELEIALAAGAGIIGVNNRDLRSLEIDLGVSPRLIRRAREAGFTGLLVAESGYRTPAELADVRGLADAVLVGSSLAGSGDLEAATRALLTP, from the coding sequence ATGACGGCTTGGCCTGCCACCGACTTCGACCACGTTCCGGGCGTGCTGGGCCGCATCGTGCGCGAGCGGGCCGCCGACTACGCGGGCGCCGACCCGGGGCCGGGGGCCGCCCGGGAGCGCTCCGGCCGCTTTCGCGCGGCGCTGGCCGGAGGCGACCTCGCCCTGATCGCGGAGGTCAAGCGCGCCAGCCCCAGCCAGGGCGCCATCGCCCCGCTCGACCCCGCCGGGGCGGCGCGGGCCTACCAGGCGGGCGGGGCTGCCGCGCTGAGCGTGCTGACCGAACCGCGCCACTTCGGCGGCAGCCCGGAGGCGCTGCGGGCAGTGGTGGCGGCGGTCAGCCTGCCGGTCTTGCGCAAGGACTTCGTGGTGCACCCGGCGATGTTGCGTGAGGCCGCCGAGTGGGGCGCCTCGGCGGCGCTGCTGATGGTGAGCGTGCTGGGGGCGGCGACCGGCGCGTATCTGGAGGTGGCCCACAGGCTCGGCCTCGACGCGCTGGTGGAGGTCCACGACGAGGCCGAGCTAGAGATCGCGCTCGCGGCCGGGGCCGGGATCATCGGCGTGAACAACCGCGACCTGCGGAGCCTGGAGATCGACCTGGGGGTCAGCCCCCGTTTGATTCGCCGCGCCCGGGAAGCGGGGTTCACGGGCCTGCTGGTGGCCGAGAGCGGCTACCGCACCCCCGCCGAATTGGCGGACGTGCGTGGCCTGGCCGACGCGGTGCTGGTGGGCAGCAGCCTGGCCGGAAGCGGCGATCTGGAAGCAGCGACCCGCGCCCTGCTGACCCCTTGA
- a CDS encoding helix-hairpin-helix domain-containing protein: MSPSERPWTLALGGGVLLVAGLALGPLLRPAPAPTVTRAALPLPTPATGQPPVAAPEYPTTASVQPLISGRVNLNSASREQLEALPKVGPALAARIMAARPYRSLADLDRVKGIGPSTLSALTPLVSF; encoded by the coding sequence GTGTCGCCCTCCGAACGGCCCTGGACTTTGGCGCTGGGCGGCGGCGTGCTGCTGGTGGCGGGGCTGGCGCTGGGGCCGCTGCTGCGCCCGGCTCCGGCGCCCACGGTCACGCGGGCCGCGCTCCCCCTGCCCACCCCGGCCACGGGGCAGCCCCCTGTGGCCGCGCCCGAATACCCGACCACCGCCAGCGTTCAGCCCCTGATCTCGGGGCGCGTGAACCTGAATTCGGCCAGCCGTGAGCAGCTCGAAGCCCTGCCGAAGGTCGGCCCGGCGCTCGCGGCGCGGATCATGGCGGCGCGGCCCTACCGCAGCCTCGCGGACCTCGACCGGGTGAAGGGGATCGGCCCGTCCACCCTGTCGGCCCTGACCCCGCTGGTCAGCTTCTGA
- the yedA gene encoding drug/metabolite exporter YedA produces the protein MGGYALPVSAPVSRSRPAARLTPAVLLCLALVYVVWGSTYFGIKVAIGSLPPLGMLAARFLGAGALLYAFLRWRGVPAPTRREWGASAAVGLLLLGGGTGLVTLAERDASSSVAAMVLAVSPLFAALFARLWGERTGGREWLGIGVGLLGIALLNVGELRATPLAAALLILAPLCWTFGSQWSRRLPLPAGLMGSAAEMLAGGVLLGLLSLGLGERWTEPTAASLWALAYLTVFGSLVAYSAYMYLVAHTRPALATSYAYVNPVVAVLLGVGLGGETLTGLGWGALGVILTGVVLVAWPRPASVTAPTTENPGAVQAPGAEA, from the coding sequence ATGGGCGGGTATGCTCTCCCGGTGAGTGCCCCCGTCTCCCGCTCCCGCCCCGCCGCCCGCCTGACTCCGGCCGTGCTGCTGTGCCTCGCGCTGGTGTACGTGGTGTGGGGCAGCACCTACTTCGGCATCAAGGTGGCGATTGGCAGCCTGCCGCCGCTGGGGATGCTGGCGGCGCGCTTTCTGGGGGCGGGGGCGCTGCTCTACGCCTTTTTGCGCTGGCGGGGCGTGCCCGCCCCCACCCGGCGCGAGTGGGGAGCGAGCGCCGCTGTGGGCCTGCTGCTGCTGGGGGGCGGCACCGGGCTGGTCACGCTGGCCGAGCGCGACGCGAGCAGTTCGGTGGCGGCGATGGTGCTGGCCGTCTCTCCCCTGTTCGCGGCGCTGTTCGCGCGGCTGTGGGGTGAGCGCACCGGCGGGCGCGAGTGGCTGGGGATCGGGGTGGGCCTGCTGGGGATCGCGCTGCTGAACGTGGGCGAGTTGCGCGCCACCCCGCTGGCGGCGGCGCTGCTGATTCTCGCTCCGCTGTGCTGGACCTTCGGCAGCCAGTGGTCGCGCCGCCTGCCGCTGCCCGCCGGACTGATGGGCAGCGCCGCCGAGATGCTGGCCGGGGGCGTGCTGCTGGGCCTGCTCAGCCTGGGGCTGGGCGAACGCTGGACCGAGCCGACCGCCGCGAGCCTGTGGGCGCTGGCCTACCTGACGGTGTTCGGCAGCCTGGTCGCCTACAGCGCCTACATGTACCTGGTGGCGCACACCCGGCCCGCGCTGGCGACCAGCTACGCCTACGTCAATCCGGTGGTGGCAGTGCTGCTGGGCGTCGGCCTGGGCGGCGAGACGCTGACCGGCCTGGGCTGGGGGGCGCTGGGCGTGATCCTGACGGGCGTGGTGCTGGTGGCGTGGCCGCGCCCGGCATCCGTGACTGCCCCGACCACCGAGAACCCGGGCGCGGTCCAGGCCCCCGGCGCCGAAGCCTGA
- the hpt gene encoding hypoxanthine phosphoribosyltransferase, with protein sequence MSLAPGNGPVQISSEQVQARIQELGHKIRQDYAGKEPHLICVLNGAFLFHADLVRALNMPCTIDFLQASSYGDAKQSSGEVKLVKDLQFPISGRHVLLVEDIVDTGITMNYLLHYLQGRGPASLKVAALLSKPSRRRVEVPVEYLGFTIPDAFVYGYGLDRAQFDRNLPFITSQE encoded by the coding sequence ATGAGCCTCGCCCCCGGCAACGGCCCCGTGCAGATCTCCTCCGAGCAGGTCCAGGCCCGCATTCAGGAACTCGGCCACAAGATCCGGCAAGACTACGCGGGCAAAGAACCGCACCTGATCTGCGTGCTCAACGGCGCTTTTCTGTTTCACGCGGACCTGGTGCGCGCCCTGAACATGCCCTGCACCATCGACTTTCTCCAGGCGAGCAGCTACGGCGACGCCAAGCAGTCCAGCGGTGAGGTCAAGCTCGTCAAGGACCTGCAATTCCCGATCAGTGGCCGCCACGTCCTGCTGGTCGAGGACATCGTGGACACCGGCATCACCATGAACTACCTGCTGCACTACCTCCAGGGGCGCGGCCCGGCCAGCCTCAAGGTCGCCGCGCTGCTCAGCAAGCCCAGCCGCCGCCGGGTCGAGGTGCCCGTCGAGTACCTCGGGTTTACCATCCCCGACGCCTTCGTCTACGGCTACGGCCTCGACCGCGCGCAGTTCGACCGCAACCTGCCCTTTATCACCAGCCAGGAATGA
- a CDS encoding META domain-containing protein, protein MRRLSPLLPLTALALAGLAGAQSAPSLPAPTGVTWTLTGLTDGGRLIAPEAGAARPTLRLDGRVAAGTTGCNVYRAPYALRGDVLRFGSLGTTRRACPGGAGALEARFVNLLEGVTRYRLSGPVLTLFAGQDDRLVFSSGGVVGQSGGTSSSARPEASVNLDGNWTLTGGTALRPLAGNAPSLTLTQGRVSGSGGCNRLSGSVRASGDALTFGPLAVTRMACAPAVNAQEQTFLTVLGTPGLRVNVQGLGLTLTVPSGPLAGQTLVFRRAGLTGGAALRDPTPPAAPAPTARDGLYRLTGVNGQPVPHTPQPVTLSLEGARLGGNDGCNSFGGEYRLVGGRLSLTGPLVGTLRACPEPEAVTGLQALLRARPTLTVTAGGLTLQAGGQTLTFTRTGR, encoded by the coding sequence ATGAGACGCCTGTCGCCGCTGCTGCCCCTGACTGCCCTCGCGCTTGCCGGACTCGCGGGCGCCCAGTCGGCCCCGTCCCTCCCGGCGCCGACCGGGGTGACCTGGACGCTGACGGGCCTGACCGACGGGGGCAGGCTGATCGCGCCCGAAGCGGGGGCGGCGCGCCCCACCCTGCGGCTTGACGGCCGGGTCGCGGCGGGCACCACCGGCTGCAACGTGTACCGCGCCCCCTACGCCCTGCGCGGCGACGTGCTGCGCTTCGGTAGCCTGGGAACCACCCGCCGGGCCTGTCCGGGCGGCGCGGGGGCGCTCGAAGCCCGCTTCGTGAACCTGCTGGAGGGGGTCACCCGCTACCGCCTCAGCGGGCCGGTGCTGACCCTTTTTGCAGGACAGGACGACCGGCTGGTCTTCTCGTCGGGCGGGGTGGTGGGGCAGAGCGGCGGGACCTCCTCATCCGCCCGCCCGGAGGCCAGCGTGAACCTGGACGGCAACTGGACCCTGACTGGCGGCACGGCCCTGCGCCCGCTGGCCGGAAACGCGCCCAGCCTGACCCTGACCCAGGGACGGGTGAGCGGCAGCGGCGGCTGCAACCGCCTGAGCGGCAGCGTCCGCGCCAGCGGCGACGCGCTGACCTTCGGGCCGCTCGCGGTCACCCGCATGGCCTGCGCCCCCGCCGTGAACGCCCAGGAGCAAACGTTCCTGACCGTGCTGGGCACGCCCGGGCTGCGGGTCAACGTGCAGGGGCTGGGGCTGACCCTGACCGTGCCGAGTGGCCCGCTGGCCGGACAGACGCTGGTGTTTCGCCGGGCGGGGCTGACCGGCGGCGCGGCCCTGCGCGACCCCACCCCCCCGGCGGCGCCCGCCCCGACCGCCCGCGACGGCCTCTACCGCCTGACCGGGGTCAACGGCCAGCCGGTCCCGCACACCCCTCAGCCGGTGACCCTCAGCCTGGAGGGCGCGCGCCTCGGCGGCAACGACGGCTGCAACAGCTTTGGCGGCGAGTACCGGCTGGTGGGCGGGCGGCTGAGCCTGACCGGCCCGCTGGTCGGCACCCTGCGCGCCTGCCCCGAGCCGGAGGCAGTCACCGGTCTCCAGGCGCTGCTGCGCGCCCGGCCCACCCTGACTGTCACGGCGGGCGGGCTGACCCTCCAGGCAGGGGGCCAGACCCTGACCTTCACCCGCACGGGCCGCTGA
- a CDS encoding MBL fold metallo-hydrolase, translating into MSAALTFLGTADSKGVPRFWCACPVCTDARAGGVNRRTRSAALLRGVGQGGQPETLLLDAGPDLHAQLARLPGPLVPDAVLISHAHNDHLLGLGDLLDYVAYAGGRLRVYAPAEVVPQIAERFGYAFRRGSPVQPLPQEGLDALGLRVRAFRVPHGANGHSHAFRLEGPGWAAAYVTDALDVPGDVAGTWLMGLDLLVLGTSFADESGVLRAGRSVYDVREALALPWARAARRVYLTHLSHGVDARTLGLPGGWSCAHDGLTVPLA; encoded by the coding sequence TTGAGCGCAGCCCTCACCTTCCTGGGCACCGCCGACAGCAAGGGCGTGCCGCGCTTCTGGTGTGCCTGCCCGGTCTGCACCGATGCCCGCGCCGGAGGCGTGAACCGCCGCACTCGCAGCGCCGCGCTGCTCCGGGGCGTGGGGCAGGGTGGGCAGCCCGAGACGCTGCTGCTCGACGCTGGCCCCGACCTGCACGCCCAGCTCGCGCGGCTGCCCGGACCGCTGGTGCCGGACGCTGTCCTGATCTCGCACGCGCACAACGACCACCTGCTGGGGCTGGGCGACCTGCTGGACTACGTGGCCTACGCGGGCGGGCGCCTGCGCGTGTACGCCCCCGCCGAGGTGGTCCCGCAGATTGCGGAGCGCTTCGGGTATGCCTTCCGGCGCGGGTCACCCGTGCAGCCCCTGCCGCAGGAAGGGCTGGACGCCCTGGGCCTGCGGGTGCGGGCCTTCCGGGTGCCGCACGGCGCGAACGGCCACAGCCACGCGTTCCGACTGGAGGGTCCCGGCTGGGCAGCGGCCTATGTCACCGACGCCCTCGACGTGCCCGGGGACGTGGCGGGCACCTGGTTGATGGGGCTGGACCTGCTGGTTCTGGGTACCTCCTTCGCGGACGAGTCGGGTGTGCTCCGCGCGGGGCGCAGCGTGTACGACGTGCGCGAGGCGCTGGCCCTGCCCTGGGCACGGGCGGCCCGCCGGGTGTACCTGACGCACCTCTCGCACGGGGTGGACGCGCGGACGCTGGGCCTGCCGGGGGGCTGGAGCTGCGCGCACGACGGACTGACCGTTCCGCTGGCCTGA
- a CDS encoding VF530 family DNA-binding protein, translated as MTGSSSPDPLHGVTLQRVVERLEGRYGWDGLARRVPVRCFQHDPSVASSLKFLRKTPWARARVEALYVEMVREEQET; from the coding sequence ATGACCGGTTCTTCTTCTCCTGACCCGCTGCACGGCGTCACCCTCCAGCGGGTCGTGGAGCGGCTCGAAGGGCGCTACGGCTGGGACGGGCTGGCGCGGCGGGTGCCCGTGCGCTGCTTTCAGCACGACCCCAGCGTGGCCTCCAGCCTCAAGTTCCTGCGCAAGACGCCCTGGGCGCGGGCGCGGGTGGAGGCGCTCTACGTCGAGATGGTGCGCGAGGAGCAGGAGACCTGA
- a CDS encoding potassium channel family protein yields the protein MKTKQCLVIGLGRFGTAVATTLYEMGHEVVAIDHNEENVERVMNLVTHAAIVDASDERALRSIGAADFDVVVVAIGTDVQANILATMNAKSLGAPYVVTKAVDEMARRVLERIGADLVIRPEHDMGVRLARQIATPNIVDTLDLGGDYAIVEIEANERLRGSLRDLNLTGRFGVQVIAVSRAGKVEVTPRAEDELRPHDKLVVIGTAHSLDDLRRYLGE from the coding sequence ATGAAGACCAAACAATGCCTGGTGATCGGCCTGGGCCGCTTCGGAACCGCCGTCGCCACCACCCTCTACGAGATGGGGCACGAGGTCGTCGCCATCGACCACAACGAGGAGAATGTCGAGCGGGTGATGAACCTGGTCACCCACGCGGCCATCGTGGACGCCAGCGACGAGCGCGCGCTGCGGTCGATCGGCGCCGCCGACTTCGACGTGGTGGTGGTCGCCATCGGCACCGACGTGCAGGCCAACATCCTGGCGACCATGAACGCCAAGAGCCTGGGCGCCCCCTACGTGGTGACCAAGGCGGTCGACGAGATGGCCCGCCGGGTGCTGGAGCGCATCGGCGCCGACCTGGTGATCCGGCCCGAACACGACATGGGCGTGCGGCTCGCGCGCCAGATCGCCACCCCCAACATCGTGGACACCCTCGATCTGGGCGGCGACTACGCCATCGTGGAGATCGAGGCCAACGAGCGCCTGCGCGGCAGCCTGCGCGACCTGAACCTTACCGGACGTTTCGGCGTGCAGGTGATCGCGGTCAGCCGGGCGGGCAAGGTCGAGGTCACCCCGCGCGCCGAGGACGAACTGCGCCCCCACGACAAGCTGGTCGTGATTGGCACCGCCCACAGCCTCGACGACCTGCGCCGTTACCTGGGCGAGTAG
- a CDS encoding methyltransferase domain-containing protein, with the protein MPRSDRPNTHPNHNRQKNPTSTRPKKARGDHRARQPAHEYVLEALPGLEGVAAEELRTVPLARDIRGLRFWYPGDPERLTRLRGAVAAFRIRAWDVPRPRGLLGHQQLGELTDFLAGVARQGGHRSFRLAAAGKESSVMQRLAEELQRSLNLPFDAEEGELLIRLRPQEDGPGWEVLARLTPRPLSARTWRVCNRGGGLNATIAYALHRLAGQREEDRIFNPMSGSGTLLVERALLGPYDAMVGVDTDAEAVACARANLQAAGREVEVAQVDALHTGLPDRSFDLIVSDLPWGDAIGTHGGNAALYPAFLQEMHRLLSRQGRLVVLTHELRLFERLLAGQSRWHAHELFQVYSGGHHPKAYLLGKR; encoded by the coding sequence ATGCCGCGCTCTGACCGACCGAACACCCACCCCAACCACAACCGCCAGAAAAACCCCACCTCCACCCGACCGAAAAAGGCGAGGGGCGACCACCGCGCCCGCCAGCCCGCGCACGAGTACGTGCTCGAGGCGCTGCCTGGCCTGGAGGGGGTCGCCGCCGAGGAGCTGCGCACCGTGCCGCTGGCGCGCGACATCCGGGGCCTGCGCTTCTGGTATCCCGGCGACCCGGAGCGCCTGACCCGGCTGCGCGGGGCGGTCGCCGCCTTCCGCATCCGTGCCTGGGATGTGCCGCGCCCACGCGGCTTGCTGGGGCACCAGCAACTGGGCGAACTCACCGATTTTCTGGCGGGGGTGGCGCGGCAGGGCGGGCACCGCTCCTTCCGGCTGGCGGCGGCGGGCAAGGAGTCGAGCGTGATGCAGCGTCTGGCCGAGGAACTTCAGCGCAGCCTGAACCTGCCTTTCGACGCCGAGGAGGGCGAACTCCTGATTCGGCTGCGTCCCCAGGAGGACGGCCCCGGCTGGGAGGTGCTCGCGCGCCTCACGCCCCGGCCGCTTTCCGCGCGCACGTGGCGGGTGTGTAACCGGGGGGGCGGCCTGAACGCGACCATTGCCTACGCCCTGCACCGCCTGGCCGGGCAGCGCGAGGAGGACCGCATCTTCAACCCCATGAGCGGCAGCGGCACCCTGCTTGTCGAGCGCGCGCTGCTGGGACCCTACGACGCGATGGTGGGGGTGGACACCGACGCCGAGGCCGTCGCCTGCGCCCGCGCCAACCTCCAGGCCGCCGGGCGCGAGGTCGAGGTCGCGCAGGTGGACGCCCTGCACACGGGCCTGCCGGACCGCTCCTTCGACCTGATCGTCTCCGACCTGCCCTGGGGGGACGCCATCGGCACCCACGGCGGCAACGCGGCGCTCTACCCGGCCTTTTTGCAGGAGATGCACCGCCTGCTCAGCCGCCAGGGCCGCCTGGTGGTCCTGACCCACGAACTGCGGCTTTTCGAGCGCCTGCTGGCCGGGCAAAGCCGCTGGCACGCCCACGAACTGTTTCAGGTCTACAGCGGGGGGCACCACCCCAAGGCCTACCTGCTGGGCAAGCGCTGA
- a CDS encoding TrkH family potassium uptake protein: MRRAPRRPAPARVSERPRRALISRFTPPQLIALVYLVGIALGTGLLHLPGVTGPGAELSFVDRLFTATSAICITGLVVADTGEAFTRAGQLLIIFLAQVGGLGILTFGTLFAFLTGRRVNFSERQHLVQQINALDVGGVLPLIRIIFLYTLVAEVAGAALLALRFVPQFGLGEGLYQAVFHAVSAYNNAGFVVVPGGMGQYAADPLVSLTISLLIILGGLGFLVQLNVLTHLLRPRRNRLLVYSKLTLLTTGLLLLIGAALILALEWGNARTLGPLDAPGKLLAAFFQSVTPRSGGFATVDISSLTSASLFLLIALMFVGANSGSTGGGIKTSTLAILVGSAWNMVRGRGELIAFGRRVEPENVVRAGTVTTLYALLVAGAFFALLATNPKLGFTHLLFETVSAAATVGLSMNTTHLINDPGLVILTVLMYLGRIGPVTFAVAFSLRSQRSRRVKYPPERDILVG, encoded by the coding sequence GTGAGGCGCGCTCCGCGCCGTCCTGCTCCCGCGCGGGTTTCCGAGCGGCCCCGGCGGGCGCTGATCTCGCGTTTCACGCCCCCGCAACTGATCGCGCTGGTCTATCTGGTCGGCATCGCGCTGGGGACGGGGCTGCTGCACCTGCCGGGCGTCACGGGTCCAGGCGCGGAGCTGAGCTTTGTCGACCGGCTGTTTACCGCCACCAGCGCGATCTGCATCACCGGGCTGGTCGTGGCCGATACCGGCGAGGCCTTTACCCGGGCCGGGCAGCTGCTGATCATCTTTCTGGCGCAGGTGGGCGGGCTGGGCATCCTGACCTTCGGGACCCTCTTCGCCTTTCTGACCGGGCGGCGGGTGAACTTCTCCGAGCGGCAGCATCTGGTGCAGCAGATCAATGCGCTGGACGTGGGCGGCGTGCTGCCCCTGATCCGCATCATCTTTCTGTACACGCTGGTGGCCGAGGTCGCGGGGGCCGCGCTGCTGGCCCTGCGCTTCGTGCCGCAGTTCGGGCTGGGCGAGGGGCTGTACCAGGCGGTGTTCCACGCGGTCAGCGCCTACAACAACGCGGGCTTCGTGGTCGTGCCGGGCGGGATGGGCCAGTACGCCGCCGATCCCCTGGTCAGCCTGACGATCAGCCTCCTGATCATCCTGGGCGGCCTGGGCTTTCTGGTGCAGCTCAACGTGCTGACGCACCTGCTGCGGCCCCGGCGCAACCGCCTGCTGGTGTACTCCAAGCTGACCCTGCTGACGACCGGGCTGCTGCTGCTGATCGGCGCGGCGCTGATTCTGGCCCTGGAGTGGGGAAACGCGCGCACGCTGGGGCCGCTGGACGCGCCCGGCAAGCTGCTCGCCGCCTTTTTCCAGAGCGTGACCCCGCGCTCGGGCGGCTTTGCCACGGTGGACATCAGCAGCCTGACGAGCGCCAGCCTCTTTCTCTTGATCGCGCTGATGTTCGTGGGCGCCAACAGCGGCTCGACGGGGGGCGGCATCAAGACCAGCACGCTGGCGATCCTGGTGGGCAGCGCCTGGAACATGGTGCGCGGGCGCGGCGAACTGATCGCCTTCGGGCGGCGGGTCGAACCCGAGAACGTGGTGCGGGCCGGAACGGTGACGACCCTCTACGCGCTGCTGGTCGCGGGTGCGTTTTTCGCGCTGCTCGCCACCAACCCCAAACTCGGCTTCACGCACCTGCTGTTCGAGACGGTGAGCGCGGCCGCCACCGTGGGCCTTTCCATGAACACCACCCACCTGATCAACGACCCCGGCCTGGTGATCCTGACGGTACTGATGTACCTCGGGCGCATCGGGCCGGTCACGTTCGCGGTGGCCTTCAGCCTGCGCAGCCAGCGCAGCCGCCGCGTCAAGTACCCGCCCGAGCGCGATATTCTGGTCGGCTGA